A genomic region of Larus michahellis chromosome 21, bLarMic1.1, whole genome shotgun sequence contains the following coding sequences:
- the NFASC gene encoding neurofascin isoform X3, with amino-acid sequence MVMQRHHLTRAGIALALCLHHLVSAIEVPLDSNIQSELPQPPTITKQSVKDYIVDPRDNIFIECEAKGNPVPTFSWTRNGKFFNVAKDPKVSMRRRSGTLVIDFHSGGRPEDYEGEYQCFARNDYGTALSSKIHLQVSKSPLWPKEKVDVIEVDEGAPLSLQCNPPPGLPSPVIFWMSSSMEPIHQDKRVSQGQNGDLYFSNVMLQDAQTDYSCNARFHFTHTIQQKNPYTLKVKTKKPHNETSLRNHTDMYSARGITETTPSFMYPYGTSSSQMVLRGVDLLLECIASGVPAPDIMWYKKGGELPAGKTKLENFNKALRISNVSEEDSGEYFCLASNKMGSIRHTISVRVKAAPYWLDEPQNLILAPGEDGRLVCRANGNPKPAIQWLVNGEPIEASPPNPSREVAGDTIVFRDTQIGSSAVYQCNASNEHGYLLANAFVSVLDVPPRILAPRNQLIRVIQNNRTRLDCPFFGSPIPTLRWFKNGQGNTLDGGNYKAHENGSLEMNMARKEDQGIYTCVATNILGKAEAQVRLEVKDPTRIVRGPEDQVVKRGSMPRLHCRIKHDPTLKLTVTWLKDDAPLYMGNRMKKEDDGLTIYGVAEKDQGDYTCVASTELDKDSAKAYLTVLERPDRPRDLELTDLAERSVRLTWIPGDDNNSPITDYIVQFEEDRFQPGMWHNHSRYPGSVNSAVLSLSPYVNYQFRVIAVNDVGSSLPSVPSERYQTNGARPEINPTGVQGAGTQKNNMEITWTPLNATQAYGPNLRYIVRWRRRDPRGSWYNETVKAPRHVVWNTPIYVPYEIKVQAENDFGRAPEPDTVIGYSGEDYPKAAPTDVRIRVLNSTAIALTWTRVHLDTIQGQLKEYRAYFWRDSSLLKNLWVSKKRQYVSFPGDRNRGIVSRLFPYSNYKLEMVVTNGRGDGPRSEVKEFPTPEGVPSSPRYLRIRQPNLESINLEWDHPEHPNGVLTGYNLRYQAFNGTKTGRTLVENFSPNQTRFTLQRTDPISRYRFFLRARTQVGEGEAIVEESPALLNEATPTPAATGLPPTTIGLTSTTTTTPTTTTTDTTTTTTDTTTTDTTTTTTTTAATTLPATTVASATAATERAPAATTKQELATNGSFIWDIRAMANSNWANITWSHNYSAGTDFVVKYITSNKTEKSIPVKAQTPSSVQLANLTPGMMYKLWVFPIWSSPSEHSYITFTTSSAYTKNHVDIATQGWFIGLMCAIALLVLILLIVCFIKRSRGGKYPVRDNKDEHLNPEDKNVEDGSFDYRYAPVGMSTPATTSPPSAPLPAITDLTALPLHITAAPRCHAASSITPPTFLLLPPALGKSSTEGNAPWKSNRAARMLPRSPPFPVSAWKDQSRRRAGALASATQDTAAGQPR; translated from the exons TAATATCTTCATTGAATGTGAAGCCAAAGGGAACCCCGTTCCCAC TTTTTCCTGGACACGGAACGGGAAGTTCTTCAACGTGGCGAAGGACCCCAAGGTGTCCATGCGGCGGCGGTCGGGGACGCTGGTCATCGACTTCCACAGCGGGGGGCGGCCGGAGGACTACGAGGGCGAGTACCAGTGTTTCGCCCGGAACGACTACGGCACTGCTCTCTCCAGCAAAATCCACCTCCAGGTCTCTA AGTCTCCCCTGTGGCCCAAGGAGAAGGTGGATGTGATAGAGGTGGATGAAGGTGCTCCGCTCAGCCTGCAGTGCAACCCGCCGCCGGGCCTACCTTCTCCCGTCATCTTCTGGATGAGCAGCT CCATGGAGCCCATCCACCAGGACAAGCGCGTCTCCCAGGGCCAGAACGGCGACCTGTACTTCTCCAACGTCATGCTGCAGGATGCCCAGACCGACTACAGCTGCAACGCACGCTTCCACTTCACCCACACCATTCAGCAGAAAAACCCCTACACCCTCAAGGTGAAAACCA AGAAACCCCATAACGAAACGTCTTTACGAAATCACACTGACATGTACAGTG ccCGAGGGATTACGGAAACAACTCCCAGCTTCATGTATCCCTACGGGACCTCGAGCAGTCAGATGGTGCTGAGAGGGGTGGACCTCCTGCTGGAGTGCATTGCTTCAGGAGT ACCAGCACCAGACATCATGTGGTACAAGAAAGGAGGCGAGCTCCCAGCAGGCAAAACCAAGCTGGAAAACTTTAACAAGGCTCTTCGTATCTCCAACGTCTCTGAGGAAGACTCCGGGGAGTATTTCTGCTTGGCGTCAAACAAGATGGGCAGCATCCGCCACACGATCTCGGTGAGAGTGAAGG CTGCTCCATACTGGCTGGACGAACCACAAAACCTCATCCTGGCCCCCGGCGAGGACGGCCGGCTGGTGTGTCGAGCCAACGGGAACCCCAAGCCTGCGATCCAGTGGCTGGTGAACGGCGAGCCTATAGAAG CTTCTCCCCCCAACCCGAGCCGAGAGGTGGCTGGAGACACCATTGTATTTCGAGACACCCAGATCGGCAGCAGTGCTGTGTACCAATGCAATGCATCCAACGAGCACGGCTACCTTCTCGCCAACGCCTTTGTCAGCGTCCTGG ATGTGCCTCCACGGATACTGGCCCCCCGCAACCAGCTCATCAGGGTGATTCAAAACAACAGGACCCGACTCGACTGCCCCTTCTTTGGCTCGCCGATCCCCACCTTGAGATG GTTTAAGAACGGCCAGGGGAACACACTGGATGGAGGAAACTACAAGGCACATGAGAACGGGAGCTTGGAGATGAACATGGCTCGGAAGGAGGACCAGGGCATCTACACTTGTGTGGCTACCAACATCCTGGGGAAGGCGGAGGCCCAGGTTCGCCTGGAGGTCAAAG ACCCAACAAGGATCGTGAGGGGACCAGAAGATCAGGTGGTGAAGAGGGGCTCCATGCCTCGCCTCCACTGCCGCATAAAGCACGACCCGACGCTGAAACTCACCGTCACCTGGCTGAAAGACGATGCACCCCTGTACATGGGAAACAG GATGAAGAAGGAAGATGATGGTCTGACAATATATGGCGTGGCTGAGAAGGACCAAGGGGACTACACCTGCGTGGCTAGCACGGAGCTGGACAAGGACTCGGCTAAAGCGTACCTCACCGTACTAG AACGACCCGACCGGCCCCGTGACTTGGAGCTGACAGACCTGGCCGAGAGGAGCGTGCGGCTGACGTGGATCCCCGGCGATGACAATAACAGCCCCATCACAG ACTACATCGTCCAGTTTGAGGAGGACCGGTTCCAACCTGGCATGTGGCACAACCACTCCAGGTACCCCGGGAGCGTCAACTCAGCCGTCCTGAGCCTCTCTCCTTACGTCAACTACCAGTTTCGGGTGATTGCGGTGAACGACGTGGGCAGCAGCCTGCCCAGTGTGCCCTCCGAACGCTACCAGACCAACGGGGCAC GTCCTGAAATTAATCCAACAGGAGTTCAAGGTGCAGGGACCCAAAAAAACAACATGGAGATCACCTGGACG CCTCTGAATGCAACTCAAGCTTATGGGCCCAACCTCAGGTACATTGTGAGATGGAGGCGGAGGGACCCCCGAGGGAGCTGGTACAACGAGACAGTGAAGGCACCGAGGCACGTCGTCTGGAACACACCCATCTACGTTCCCTACGAGATCAAAGTGCAGGCAGAGAATGACTTTGGTAGAGCACCGGAGCCTGACACTGTCATCGGCTATTCGGGGGAAGATT ATCCCAAGGCTGCGCCTACGGATGTTAGGATAAGAGTTTTAAACAGCACTGCCATTGCTCTGACCTGGACCCGAGTGCACCTGGACACCATCCAGGGACAGCTCAAGGAGTACAGA GCCTATTTCTGGAGAGACAGTAGTTTGCTGAAGAACCTGTGGGTCTCCAAAAAACGGCAGTATGTGAGTTTTCCTGGAGACCGAAACCGGGGCATAGTGTCCCGGCTGTTTCCTTACAGCAACTACAAGCTTGAGATGGTTGTAACCAACGGGCGAGGAGACGGGCCGCGCAGTGAAGTTAAGGAGTTCCCCACACCCGAAGGAG tgcccagctcccccaggtATTTAAGAATCCGACAGCCAAATCTGGAAAGCATCAATCTGGAGTGGGATCACCCAGAGCATCCCAACGGAGTCCTCACAGGATACAACCTTAGATATCAAGCCT tTAATGGAACCAAAACGGGCCGAACCCTGGTAGAGAACTTCTCTCCCAACCAGACAAGGTTCACCCTGCAGCGGACAGACCCCATCTCGCGCTATCGCTTCTTCCTGCGTGCACGGACCCaggtgggagaaggagaagccATAGTGGAGGAGTCGCCAGCTTTGCTGAACGAAG CCACGCCAACCCCAG ctgcaaCTGGGCTGCCTCCAACTACAATCGGTCTAACCAGTACTACTACAACAACCCCAACTACCACCACCACCGACACAACTACCACAACTACCGACACAACTACCACCGACAcaactaccaccaccaccaccacagccgCCACCACTCTACCCGCCACCACCGTCGCAAGCGCTACGGCAGCTACGGAGAGGGCTCCGGCAGCCACCACAAAGCAGGAGTTGG CCACCAATGGATCGTTCATATGGGACATAAGAGCTATGGCTAATAGTAACTGGGCAAACATCACCTGGAGCCACAATTACTCTGCAGGAACTGACTTTGTGGTTAAGTATATCACCA GTAACAAGACAGAGAAATCTATCCCTGTTAAAGCTCAGACCCCTTCCTCTGTGCAGCTGGCGAATCTGACGCCGGGAATGATGTACAAGCTGTGGGTGTTCCCCATATGGTCTAGCCCCAGCGAACACTCGTACATAACCTTTACCACCAGCTCAG CTTATACCAAGAATCACGTGGACATCGCGACGCAGGGCTGGTTCATCGGGCTGATGTGTGCCATAGCTCTCCTGGTTCTCATCCTCCTGATAGTCTGCTTCATTAAGAGGAGCCGAGGCGGGAAATATCCAG TACGAGACAATAAAGACGAGCATCTCAATCCCGAAGACAAGAACGTAGAAGACGGCTCGTTCGACTACAGGTACGCTCCCGTTGGCATGTCCACCCCCGCCACCACGTCCCCCCCATCCGCCCCGCTCCCAGCCATCACGGACCTCACCGCGCTTCCCCTCCACATAACCGCAGCACCGCGGTGCCACGCAGCCTCCTCGATTAcccctcccaccttcctcctcctgcctcctgccctcggCAAGTCCTCTACCGAAGGAAACGCTCCCTGGAAGAGTAACAGGGCTGCGAGGATGCTGCCAAggtctcctcctttccctgtctCGGCCTGGAAGGATCAGTCCAGGCGGAGAGCCGGGGCTCTGGCATCAGCTACCCAGGACACAGCTGCAGGCCAACCCCGATGA
- the NFASC gene encoding neurofascin isoform X9, translated as MVMQRHHLTRAGIALALCLHHLVSAIEVPLDSNIQSELPQPPTITKQSVKDYIVDPRDNIFIECEAKGNPVPTFSWTRNGKFFNVAKDPKVSMRRRSGTLVIDFHSGGRPEDYEGEYQCFARNDYGTALSSKIHLQVSKSPLWPKEKVDVIEVDEGAPLSLQCNPPPGLPSPVIFWMSSSMEPIHQDKRVSQGQNGDLYFSNVMLQDAQTDYSCNARFHFTHTIQQKNPYTLKVKTKKPHNETSLRNHTDMYSARGITETTPSFMYPYGTSSSQMVLRGVDLLLECIASGVPAPDIMWYKKGGELPAGKTKLENFNKALRISNVSEEDSGEYFCLASNKMGSIRHTISVRVKAAPYWLDEPQNLILAPGEDGRLVCRANGNPKPAIQWLVNGEPIEASPPNPSREVAGDTIVFRDTQIGSSAVYQCNASNEHGYLLANAFVSVLDVPPRILAPRNQLIRVIQNNRTRLDCPFFGSPIPTLRWFKNGQGNTLDGGNYKAHENGSLEMNMARKEDQGIYTCVATNILGKAEAQVRLEVKDPTRIVRGPEDQVVKRGSMPRLHCRIKHDPTLKLTVTWLKDDAPLYMGNRMKKEDDGLTIYGVAEKDQGDYTCVASTELDKDSAKAYLTVLAVPANRLRDLPKERPDRPRDLELTDLAERSVRLTWIPGDDNNSPITDYIVQFEEDRFQPGMWHNHSRYPGSVNSAVLSLSPYVNYQFRVIAVNDVGSSLPSVPSERYQTNGARPEINPTGVQGAGTQKNNMEITWTPLNATQAYGPNLRYIVRWRRRDPRGSWYNETVKAPRHVVWNTPIYVPYEIKVQAENDFGRAPEPDTVIGYSGEDLPSSPRYLRIRQPNLESINLEWDHPEHPNGVLTGYNLRYQAFNGTKTGRTLVENFSPNQTRFTLQRTDPISRYRFFLRARTQVGEGEAIVEESPALLNEATPTPAATGLPPTTIGLTSTTTTTPTTTTTDTTTTTTDTTTTDTTTTTTTTAATTLPATTVASATAATERAPAATTKQELATNGSFIWDIRAMANSNWANITWSHNYSAGTDFVVKYITSNKTEKSIPVKAQTPSSVQLANLTPGMMYKLWVFPIWSSPSEHSYITFTTSSAYTKNHVDIATQGWFIGLMCAIALLVLILLIVCFIKRSRGGKYPVRDNKDEHLNPEDKNVEDGSFDYRYAPVGMSTPATTSPPSAPLPAITDLTALPLHITAAPRCHAASSITPPTFLLLPPALGKSSTEGNAPWKSNRAARMLPRSPPFPVSAWKDQSRRRAGALASATQDTAAGQPR; from the exons TAATATCTTCATTGAATGTGAAGCCAAAGGGAACCCCGTTCCCAC TTTTTCCTGGACACGGAACGGGAAGTTCTTCAACGTGGCGAAGGACCCCAAGGTGTCCATGCGGCGGCGGTCGGGGACGCTGGTCATCGACTTCCACAGCGGGGGGCGGCCGGAGGACTACGAGGGCGAGTACCAGTGTTTCGCCCGGAACGACTACGGCACTGCTCTCTCCAGCAAAATCCACCTCCAGGTCTCTA AGTCTCCCCTGTGGCCCAAGGAGAAGGTGGATGTGATAGAGGTGGATGAAGGTGCTCCGCTCAGCCTGCAGTGCAACCCGCCGCCGGGCCTACCTTCTCCCGTCATCTTCTGGATGAGCAGCT CCATGGAGCCCATCCACCAGGACAAGCGCGTCTCCCAGGGCCAGAACGGCGACCTGTACTTCTCCAACGTCATGCTGCAGGATGCCCAGACCGACTACAGCTGCAACGCACGCTTCCACTTCACCCACACCATTCAGCAGAAAAACCCCTACACCCTCAAGGTGAAAACCA AGAAACCCCATAACGAAACGTCTTTACGAAATCACACTGACATGTACAGTG ccCGAGGGATTACGGAAACAACTCCCAGCTTCATGTATCCCTACGGGACCTCGAGCAGTCAGATGGTGCTGAGAGGGGTGGACCTCCTGCTGGAGTGCATTGCTTCAGGAGT ACCAGCACCAGACATCATGTGGTACAAGAAAGGAGGCGAGCTCCCAGCAGGCAAAACCAAGCTGGAAAACTTTAACAAGGCTCTTCGTATCTCCAACGTCTCTGAGGAAGACTCCGGGGAGTATTTCTGCTTGGCGTCAAACAAGATGGGCAGCATCCGCCACACGATCTCGGTGAGAGTGAAGG CTGCTCCATACTGGCTGGACGAACCACAAAACCTCATCCTGGCCCCCGGCGAGGACGGCCGGCTGGTGTGTCGAGCCAACGGGAACCCCAAGCCTGCGATCCAGTGGCTGGTGAACGGCGAGCCTATAGAAG CTTCTCCCCCCAACCCGAGCCGAGAGGTGGCTGGAGACACCATTGTATTTCGAGACACCCAGATCGGCAGCAGTGCTGTGTACCAATGCAATGCATCCAACGAGCACGGCTACCTTCTCGCCAACGCCTTTGTCAGCGTCCTGG ATGTGCCTCCACGGATACTGGCCCCCCGCAACCAGCTCATCAGGGTGATTCAAAACAACAGGACCCGACTCGACTGCCCCTTCTTTGGCTCGCCGATCCCCACCTTGAGATG GTTTAAGAACGGCCAGGGGAACACACTGGATGGAGGAAACTACAAGGCACATGAGAACGGGAGCTTGGAGATGAACATGGCTCGGAAGGAGGACCAGGGCATCTACACTTGTGTGGCTACCAACATCCTGGGGAAGGCGGAGGCCCAGGTTCGCCTGGAGGTCAAAG ACCCAACAAGGATCGTGAGGGGACCAGAAGATCAGGTGGTGAAGAGGGGCTCCATGCCTCGCCTCCACTGCCGCATAAAGCACGACCCGACGCTGAAACTCACCGTCACCTGGCTGAAAGACGATGCACCCCTGTACATGGGAAACAG GATGAAGAAGGAAGATGATGGTCTGACAATATATGGCGTGGCTGAGAAGGACCAAGGGGACTACACCTGCGTGGCTAGCACGGAGCTGGACAAGGACTCGGCTAAAGCGTACCTCACCGTACTAG CTGTCCCTGCTAACCGTTTGAGAGACTTACCTAAAG AACGACCCGACCGGCCCCGTGACTTGGAGCTGACAGACCTGGCCGAGAGGAGCGTGCGGCTGACGTGGATCCCCGGCGATGACAATAACAGCCCCATCACAG ACTACATCGTCCAGTTTGAGGAGGACCGGTTCCAACCTGGCATGTGGCACAACCACTCCAGGTACCCCGGGAGCGTCAACTCAGCCGTCCTGAGCCTCTCTCCTTACGTCAACTACCAGTTTCGGGTGATTGCGGTGAACGACGTGGGCAGCAGCCTGCCCAGTGTGCCCTCCGAACGCTACCAGACCAACGGGGCAC GTCCTGAAATTAATCCAACAGGAGTTCAAGGTGCAGGGACCCAAAAAAACAACATGGAGATCACCTGGACG CCTCTGAATGCAACTCAAGCTTATGGGCCCAACCTCAGGTACATTGTGAGATGGAGGCGGAGGGACCCCCGAGGGAGCTGGTACAACGAGACAGTGAAGGCACCGAGGCACGTCGTCTGGAACACACCCATCTACGTTCCCTACGAGATCAAAGTGCAGGCAGAGAATGACTTTGGTAGAGCACCGGAGCCTGACACTGTCATCGGCTATTCGGGGGAAGATT tgcccagctcccccaggtATTTAAGAATCCGACAGCCAAATCTGGAAAGCATCAATCTGGAGTGGGATCACCCAGAGCATCCCAACGGAGTCCTCACAGGATACAACCTTAGATATCAAGCCT tTAATGGAACCAAAACGGGCCGAACCCTGGTAGAGAACTTCTCTCCCAACCAGACAAGGTTCACCCTGCAGCGGACAGACCCCATCTCGCGCTATCGCTTCTTCCTGCGTGCACGGACCCaggtgggagaaggagaagccATAGTGGAGGAGTCGCCAGCTTTGCTGAACGAAG CCACGCCAACCCCAG ctgcaaCTGGGCTGCCTCCAACTACAATCGGTCTAACCAGTACTACTACAACAACCCCAACTACCACCACCACCGACACAACTACCACAACTACCGACACAACTACCACCGACAcaactaccaccaccaccaccacagccgCCACCACTCTACCCGCCACCACCGTCGCAAGCGCTACGGCAGCTACGGAGAGGGCTCCGGCAGCCACCACAAAGCAGGAGTTGG CCACCAATGGATCGTTCATATGGGACATAAGAGCTATGGCTAATAGTAACTGGGCAAACATCACCTGGAGCCACAATTACTCTGCAGGAACTGACTTTGTGGTTAAGTATATCACCA GTAACAAGACAGAGAAATCTATCCCTGTTAAAGCTCAGACCCCTTCCTCTGTGCAGCTGGCGAATCTGACGCCGGGAATGATGTACAAGCTGTGGGTGTTCCCCATATGGTCTAGCCCCAGCGAACACTCGTACATAACCTTTACCACCAGCTCAG CTTATACCAAGAATCACGTGGACATCGCGACGCAGGGCTGGTTCATCGGGCTGATGTGTGCCATAGCTCTCCTGGTTCTCATCCTCCTGATAGTCTGCTTCATTAAGAGGAGCCGAGGCGGGAAATATCCAG TACGAGACAATAAAGACGAGCATCTCAATCCCGAAGACAAGAACGTAGAAGACGGCTCGTTCGACTACAGGTACGCTCCCGTTGGCATGTCCACCCCCGCCACCACGTCCCCCCCATCCGCCCCGCTCCCAGCCATCACGGACCTCACCGCGCTTCCCCTCCACATAACCGCAGCACCGCGGTGCCACGCAGCCTCCTCGATTAcccctcccaccttcctcctcctgcctcctgccctcggCAAGTCCTCTACCGAAGGAAACGCTCCCTGGAAGAGTAACAGGGCTGCGAGGATGCTGCCAAggtctcctcctttccctgtctCGGCCTGGAAGGATCAGTCCAGGCGGAGAGCCGGGGCTCTGGCATCAGCTACCCAGGACACAGCTGCAGGCCAACCCCGATGA